Proteins from a single region of Phalacrocorax carbo chromosome 25, bPhaCar2.1, whole genome shotgun sequence:
- the ITGA3 gene encoding integrin alpha-3 isoform X2 codes for MAAGGGEPVRRTRRSCAAEVLASPPAQRLLVGAPRDVGPANGTRTGAVYACPLTVFTSDCQRLDIELKSEPDKAIIDDMWLGVTVASQRQPAGRVLACAHRYTKVLWSGSEDQRRMVGKCYVRGNDLRLNLSDEWQTYHNEMCNSNTDTDETGMCQMGTSAGFTANIIYFGAPGAYNWQGTDYMLQREMWDLHDFSYPNVKNGNTYIGYTAEVGSAVLQQDAVTVVTGAPRYKHTGAVYLLSRSPQQMLQRSLLLPGHQVGSYFGSAVALADLNNDGWQDLVVGAPYYFQRKQEVGGAVYVYMNEVGDFQPQPSLVLTGPSYSAFGFAVASIGDVNQDGFQDIAVGAPFEGPGKVYIYHSSAEGLLDKPRQVISGSDLGPASMQTFGYSLSGGLDVDGNSYPDLLVGSLAERVVLLRARPVINILNKTFTVTPSKVDPARCTPDSCITVTVCFSYNQSAGDPKYKEKITLEYILEADKDRHPPRVRFLGTHSATYRGIFPMPETRCESKELLLLDNIRDKLHPIVLSINYSLVEKPRSFQLGPRSLDAFPVLNQDQLHENETKIEFQKECGSDNKCYSNLQLQSSFVTDQNQPLPRVNGTQVLQYSRDVRKLYLSINITNVPTTSSNGEDAHEALLNVTVPASLLPSSVRPSGACTFAETVLCELGNPFKRNQRAELIITFEAIRIMLDTQEVLVWLDLSTQSTQEDLQPVLAKLLVDYSIQSSLTIDSSHAQSHFSGKVVGESAMQREQDVGSPLTFEFKVTTRDELLGSLGTILLGFEWPYEIPNGKWLLYPTKILDLDNNETCHPPGGVINPLNLTLLEDQAPSRQRRELEAPEPAEHPITLATARKAESEVVLSCSKGTARCIWFECPVLHTQHSTTFRIYARVWNSTFIEEYRSFDRVKVDGTATLFLRTHVPTINMRNHTVWFSVDVDSELTEEQPAKITLWLVLVAVAAGLLLLGLIILLLWKCGFFRRANTRAMYEAKGQKAEMRIQPSETERLTDDY; via the exons ATGGCAGCGGGAGGCGGCGAGCCTGTCCGCCGGACGCGCCGCAGCTGTGCCGCAGAGGTCCTGGCCTCGCCGCCGGCTCAAAG gctgctggtgggggCCCCCCGAGATGTCGGGCCAGCGAACGGCACGCGAACGGGCGCCGTCTACGCCTGCCCCCTCACCGTCTTCACAAGCGACTGCCAGCGGCTCGACATCGAGTTGAAAA GTGAGCCAGACAAGGCCATCATCGATGACATGTGGCTGGGGGTGACGGTGGCCAGCCAGCGGCAGCCGGCGGGGAGGGTGCTG GCCTGCGCTCACCGCTACACCAAGGTGCTGTGGTCGGGCAGCGAGGACCAGCGGCGCATGGTGGGCAAGTGCTACGTGCGGGGCAACGACCTGCGCCTCAACCTCAGCGACGAGTGGCAGACCTACCACAACGAGATGTGCAACTCCAACACGGACACCGACGAGACCGGCATGTGCCAGATGGGCACCAGCGCCGGCTTCACCGCCAACATCATCTATTTCGGGGCGCCCGGTGCCTATAACTGGCAAG GTACCGACTACATGCTGCAGCGGGAGATGTGGGACCTGCATGACTTCTCCTACCCCAACGTGAAGAATGGCAATACCTATAtag GGTACACGGCGGAGGTGGGCAGCGCGGTGCTGCAGCAGGACGCCGTGACGGTGGTGACGGGCGCTCCCCGGTACAAGCACACGGGCGCCGTGTACCTGCTGAGCCGCAGCCCCCAGCAGATGCTGCAGAGgagcctcctcctccccggccACCAGGTCGGCTCCTACTTCGGCAGCGCTGTGGCCCTGGCAGACCTCAACAACGACGG GTGGCAGGACCTGGTGGTGGGAGCCCCCTACTACTTCCAGCGGAAACAGGAGGTGGGGGGTGCCGTCTATGTCTACATGAACGAGGTGGGCGActtccagccccagcccagcctggtcCTCACCGGCCCCAGCTACTCCGCCTTCGGCTTTGCCGTGGCCAGCATCGGGGATGTCAACCAGGACGGCTTCcagg ATATCGCTGTGGGGGCTCCTTTCGAGGGGCCCGGCAAGGTCTACATCTACCACAGCAGCGCAGAAGGGCTGCTGGACAAACCCCGGCAG GTGATCAGCGGGTCGGATCTGGGCCCCGCCAGCATGCAGACCTTCGGGTACTCGCTGAGCGGGGGGCTGGACGTGGACGGTAACTCCTACCCCGACCTCCTGGTGGGCAGCTTGGCGGAGAGGGTCGTCCTGCTCAG AGCTCGGCCCGTGATCAACATCTTGAACAAGACCTTCACAGTGACCCCCAGCAAGGTGGACCCTGCCCGGTGCACGCCCGACTCCTG tatcACAGTGACCGTCTGCTTCTCCTACAACCAGAGCGCTGGAGACCCCAAGTACAAGGAGAAGATCA CCCTGGAGTACATCCTGGAGGCTGACAAGGACCGGCACCCCCCCAGGGTCAGGTTTTTGGGGACCCACTCCGCTACCTACCGCGGCATCTTCCCCATGCCCGAGACCCGCTGTGAATCCAaggagctcctgctgctg GACAACATCCGAGACAAGCTGCACCCCATCGTGCTCTCCATAAACTACTCATTGGTGGAGAAGCCCAGGAGCTTCCAGCTGGGTCCCCGCTCCCTCGACGCTTTCCCCGTCCTCAACCAGGACCAGTTGCATGAGAACGAGACCAAG ATCGAGTTCCAGAAGGAGTGTGGCTCCGACAACAAGTGCTACAGCAACCTCCAGCTCCAGAGCAGCTTCGTCACCGACCAGAACCAGCCCCTGCCCAG GGTGAACGGTACCCAGGTGCTGCAGTACAGCCGGGATGTGCGGAAGCTCTACCTGAGCATCAACATCACCAACGTGCCCACCACCTCCTCCAACGGCGAGGATGCCCACGAGGCGCTGCTCAACGTCACGGTGCcggccagcctgctgccctccTCCGTCCGCCCG agcGGAGCCTGTACCTTTGCGGAGACGGTGCTTTGTGAGCTGGGCAACCCTTTTAAGAGGAACCAGAGG gcagagctgatcATCACCTTCGAGGCCATTAGGATCATGCTGGACACACAGGAGGTCTTGGTGTGGCTGGACCTGTCCAC GCAAAGCACCCAGGAGGACCTGCAGCCCGTGCTGGCCAAGCTGCTGGTGGACTATAGCATCCAGTCCTCACTGACCAT aGACTCTTCCCACGCCCAGTCGCACTTCAGCGGGAAGGTGGTGGGCGAGTCGGCCATGCAGAGAGAGCAGGACGTGGGCAGCCCCCTCACCTTCGAGTTCAAG GTGACCACCAGGGATGAGTTGCTGGGCTCCCTGGGCACCATCCTGCTGGGCTTCGAGTGGCCCTACGAGATCCCCAATGGCAAATGGCTCCTCTACCCCACCAAGATCCTCGACCTCGACAATAACGAGACCTGCCACCCCCCCGGGGGGGTCATTAACCCCCTCAACCTCACC CTGCTGGAGGACCAGGCTCCGTCCCGGCAGAGGCGGGAGCTGGAGGCCCCCGAGCCAGCGGAGCACCCCATCACCCTGGCCACCGCCAGGAAAGCCGAGTCGGAGGTGGTGCTG AGCTGCTCCAAGGGCACCGCTCGCTGCATCTGGTTCGAGTGCCCCGTCCTCCACACCCAGCACTCCACCACCTTCAGGATCTACGCCCGGGTGTGGAACAGCACCTTCATCGAG gaGTACAGGAGTTTTGACCGGGTGAAGGTGGACGGCACAGCGACGCTCTTTCTCCGGACCCACGTCCCCACCATCAACATGAGGAACCACACGGTGTGG TTCTCCGTGGACGTGGACTCGGAGCTGACGGAGGAGCAGCCGGCCAAGATCACGCTGTGGCTGGTGCTGGTGGCGGTGGCGGccgggctgctgctgctggggctgatCATCCTCCTGCTCTGGAAG TGCGGTTTCTTCCGGCGGGCCAACACGCGGGCCATGTACGAAGCCAAGGGGCAGAAGGCGGAGATGAGGATCCAGCCGTCGGAAACCGAGCGGCTGACGGACGACTACTAG
- the ITGA3 gene encoding integrin alpha-3 isoform X3 encodes MWLGVTVASQRQPAGRVLACAHRYTKVLWSGSEDQRRMVGKCYVRGNDLRLNLSDEWQTYHNEMCNSNTDTDETGMCQMGTSAGFTANIIYFGAPGAYNWQGTDYMLQREMWDLHDFSYPNVKNGNTYIGYTAEVGSAVLQQDAVTVVTGAPRYKHTGAVYLLSRSPQQMLQRSLLLPGHQVGSYFGSAVALADLNNDGWQDLVVGAPYYFQRKQEVGGAVYVYMNEVGDFQPQPSLVLTGPSYSAFGFAVASIGDVNQDGFQDIAVGAPFEGPGKVYIYHSSAEGLLDKPRQVISGSDLGPASMQTFGYSLSGGLDVDGNSYPDLLVGSLAERVVLLRARPVINILNKTFTVTPSKVDPARCTPDSCITVTVCFSYNQSAGDPKYKEKITLEYILEADKDRHPPRVRFLGTHSATYRGIFPMPETRCESKELLLLDNIRDKLHPIVLSINYSLVEKPRSFQLGPRSLDAFPVLNQDQLHENETKIEFQKECGSDNKCYSNLQLQSSFVTDQNQPLPRVNGTQVLQYSRDVRKLYLSINITNVPTTSSNGEDAHEALLNVTVPASLLPSSVRPSGACTFAETVLCELGNPFKRNQRAELIITFEAIRIMLDTQEVLVWLDLSTQSTQEDLQPVLAKLLVDYSIQSSLTIDSSHAQSHFSGKVVGESAMQREQDVGSPLTFEFKVTTRDELLGSLGTILLGFEWPYEIPNGKWLLYPTKILDLDNNETCHPPGGVINPLNLTLLEDQAPSRQRRELEAPEPAEHPITLATARKAESEVVLSCSKGTARCIWFECPVLHTQHSTTFRIYARVWNSTFIEEYRSFDRVKVDGTATLFLRTHVPTINMRNHTVWFSVDVDSELTEEQPAKITLWLVLVAVAAGLLLLGLIILLLWKCGFFRRANTRAMYEAKGQKAEMRIQPSETERLTDDY; translated from the exons ATGTGGCTGGGGGTGACGGTGGCCAGCCAGCGGCAGCCGGCGGGGAGGGTGCTG GCCTGCGCTCACCGCTACACCAAGGTGCTGTGGTCGGGCAGCGAGGACCAGCGGCGCATGGTGGGCAAGTGCTACGTGCGGGGCAACGACCTGCGCCTCAACCTCAGCGACGAGTGGCAGACCTACCACAACGAGATGTGCAACTCCAACACGGACACCGACGAGACCGGCATGTGCCAGATGGGCACCAGCGCCGGCTTCACCGCCAACATCATCTATTTCGGGGCGCCCGGTGCCTATAACTGGCAAG GTACCGACTACATGCTGCAGCGGGAGATGTGGGACCTGCATGACTTCTCCTACCCCAACGTGAAGAATGGCAATACCTATAtag GGTACACGGCGGAGGTGGGCAGCGCGGTGCTGCAGCAGGACGCCGTGACGGTGGTGACGGGCGCTCCCCGGTACAAGCACACGGGCGCCGTGTACCTGCTGAGCCGCAGCCCCCAGCAGATGCTGCAGAGgagcctcctcctccccggccACCAGGTCGGCTCCTACTTCGGCAGCGCTGTGGCCCTGGCAGACCTCAACAACGACGG GTGGCAGGACCTGGTGGTGGGAGCCCCCTACTACTTCCAGCGGAAACAGGAGGTGGGGGGTGCCGTCTATGTCTACATGAACGAGGTGGGCGActtccagccccagcccagcctggtcCTCACCGGCCCCAGCTACTCCGCCTTCGGCTTTGCCGTGGCCAGCATCGGGGATGTCAACCAGGACGGCTTCcagg ATATCGCTGTGGGGGCTCCTTTCGAGGGGCCCGGCAAGGTCTACATCTACCACAGCAGCGCAGAAGGGCTGCTGGACAAACCCCGGCAG GTGATCAGCGGGTCGGATCTGGGCCCCGCCAGCATGCAGACCTTCGGGTACTCGCTGAGCGGGGGGCTGGACGTGGACGGTAACTCCTACCCCGACCTCCTGGTGGGCAGCTTGGCGGAGAGGGTCGTCCTGCTCAG AGCTCGGCCCGTGATCAACATCTTGAACAAGACCTTCACAGTGACCCCCAGCAAGGTGGACCCTGCCCGGTGCACGCCCGACTCCTG tatcACAGTGACCGTCTGCTTCTCCTACAACCAGAGCGCTGGAGACCCCAAGTACAAGGAGAAGATCA CCCTGGAGTACATCCTGGAGGCTGACAAGGACCGGCACCCCCCCAGGGTCAGGTTTTTGGGGACCCACTCCGCTACCTACCGCGGCATCTTCCCCATGCCCGAGACCCGCTGTGAATCCAaggagctcctgctgctg GACAACATCCGAGACAAGCTGCACCCCATCGTGCTCTCCATAAACTACTCATTGGTGGAGAAGCCCAGGAGCTTCCAGCTGGGTCCCCGCTCCCTCGACGCTTTCCCCGTCCTCAACCAGGACCAGTTGCATGAGAACGAGACCAAG ATCGAGTTCCAGAAGGAGTGTGGCTCCGACAACAAGTGCTACAGCAACCTCCAGCTCCAGAGCAGCTTCGTCACCGACCAGAACCAGCCCCTGCCCAG GGTGAACGGTACCCAGGTGCTGCAGTACAGCCGGGATGTGCGGAAGCTCTACCTGAGCATCAACATCACCAACGTGCCCACCACCTCCTCCAACGGCGAGGATGCCCACGAGGCGCTGCTCAACGTCACGGTGCcggccagcctgctgccctccTCCGTCCGCCCG agcGGAGCCTGTACCTTTGCGGAGACGGTGCTTTGTGAGCTGGGCAACCCTTTTAAGAGGAACCAGAGG gcagagctgatcATCACCTTCGAGGCCATTAGGATCATGCTGGACACACAGGAGGTCTTGGTGTGGCTGGACCTGTCCAC GCAAAGCACCCAGGAGGACCTGCAGCCCGTGCTGGCCAAGCTGCTGGTGGACTATAGCATCCAGTCCTCACTGACCAT aGACTCTTCCCACGCCCAGTCGCACTTCAGCGGGAAGGTGGTGGGCGAGTCGGCCATGCAGAGAGAGCAGGACGTGGGCAGCCCCCTCACCTTCGAGTTCAAG GTGACCACCAGGGATGAGTTGCTGGGCTCCCTGGGCACCATCCTGCTGGGCTTCGAGTGGCCCTACGAGATCCCCAATGGCAAATGGCTCCTCTACCCCACCAAGATCCTCGACCTCGACAATAACGAGACCTGCCACCCCCCCGGGGGGGTCATTAACCCCCTCAACCTCACC CTGCTGGAGGACCAGGCTCCGTCCCGGCAGAGGCGGGAGCTGGAGGCCCCCGAGCCAGCGGAGCACCCCATCACCCTGGCCACCGCCAGGAAAGCCGAGTCGGAGGTGGTGCTG AGCTGCTCCAAGGGCACCGCTCGCTGCATCTGGTTCGAGTGCCCCGTCCTCCACACCCAGCACTCCACCACCTTCAGGATCTACGCCCGGGTGTGGAACAGCACCTTCATCGAG gaGTACAGGAGTTTTGACCGGGTGAAGGTGGACGGCACAGCGACGCTCTTTCTCCGGACCCACGTCCCCACCATCAACATGAGGAACCACACGGTGTGG TTCTCCGTGGACGTGGACTCGGAGCTGACGGAGGAGCAGCCGGCCAAGATCACGCTGTGGCTGGTGCTGGTGGCGGTGGCGGccgggctgctgctgctggggctgatCATCCTCCTGCTCTGGAAG TGCGGTTTCTTCCGGCGGGCCAACACGCGGGCCATGTACGAAGCCAAGGGGCAGAAGGCGGAGATGAGGATCCAGCCGTCGGAAACCGAGCGGCTGACGGACGACTACTAG